The Magnolia sinica isolate HGM2019 chromosome 9, MsV1, whole genome shotgun sequence sequence caatcggcttcccacAGTATCGACCAGTACTGAGACTTCGGGTACGACCAGATTTTTTTTCTGTCGGCCACGGACGCgggttgcgtcctacccctgccctgACGGTtatccgtctgggcagggctctgcgggccacagtgatgtaaaagggatttatccacgccgtgaaTTGCTTTTATCAGACCATTTTACGGTATGATCTTATAAGTGAGGTAGGtctacagctccagtggaccacaccaaaggaagctgcagtgataatgacaaccaccgttgaaatctttctaagggccactgtgatgttttttttaccatccaacctgttaagaaGGTCATgttgatgtggatgaagtgaaaacacaaatataagcttgatctgaaacttctccggCTCCGAAGAACTTTTtgatggtggaaattcaatctccactttgtggtTCAATTAAGACATGAAcctgccacattttttggatcatactttaaaatgatccgagaaaaacgattaacggcgtAGATAAATtacttacatcacgttggcccccacagagccctgcccaaaTGGATAGCcgtccgggtgggggtaggacgcaatccgcgtccgtcagcCACATCCACGATGTTCACTACTTATGTACTGCCTGGATACTGACAGGTGTGTTACGTTGGCACGTGTGCAACTAAAAAACAATCCGATAACTTCACGCAATCGAGTCGCACTGGCAGTGGGGTGTAGACAGCTAATGAGTGAGAGGGATGTGAGATAGGGGACATCTTCCAGAGCATTTCCTCGGTCGAGGTAGCCCATGCTATGGAGTGGGCCACGATGAACTGGACAAACGACAAGGAAGTAATGACCAGTGGCTCACACGTGCTTTATACATCGGCTTCACGTGAACATGTTGCGGCTCAGCTCGTCGCCGGTCAGAGGCGCCCGCgcgggaaatggattggctactcccccagccactaGCCCGCTGGCTGATGgtaggtgctttgtgggccccaccatgatttgtgtttcatccattccgttcatccatttttaaagataattttagggattgatacaaaaaatgagagggatataaatctcaggtggaccacatcacaggaaaacaatagcacCATTTAATCTTCCTAAGGCgcaattaggggtgcacatttgaCGGGTAGAAtcatggaaccggaccggaactgaCCAAACAgtctggtttggtccggttctaaagTGCGCCAGTTCCGATTCCGGTTCCCAAAATCAAAGAACCAGTGACATCGGTTCGGTTTTcgatttgggggtatgtagaaccgaaccaaaccgtgaaccgatccgtagaaccaaaccttGGATCCGATCCATAGAGCCAAACCGTGGAACTGAACCGatatatttttgcacaccttataattattttctctagagcAATTATTTTCGtagatgtatttttgcacaccttatacaatatctaaaccattcatcaaatggaccacaacatggatagACATGGGCTtacaattgggctggattataaaaagccgagaaccgtggaaccgattcgGAACTAAACTGGTTTTAACGTTTCGGTTCCGGTTCgattctagggtgccaacggtccgGTACCGGTTCcgaatttcctagaaccgttaaGAATGGTTCGATTCCGATTTCACCCTAGAACAGGACCAAAccaaaccgtgtgcacccctaggtgcaatgtactgtttatttgacatccaatatgttgattaggtcatacagagaccctgaatgaagggaaaaggtaaagatcaccttgatccaaaacttttatggccccaaaaagtttttaatggtaaacattcggTCAACAccgtttcctttaatgtggttcattagagattgggatatacttcaattttagtcttacatcataaaataatttttttttttaaaaaatgtacggcataaatgaaacacatacatcatgtgggcccacagagcaccgaccattagtGATCGGTGTtctgtgtgtgtctatatatatatatatatatatatatatatatatatatatatatatatatatataaaagcttgatccaaaacttttgtaagccCAGGAAGCTTTTAACCGTGGCGTTCAATCAAaactatgcggtccacttgatatttagatcagcctcattttttgggctcataccataaaatgatctaaaagaatgggtggacagcatggatggaacacgtacatcatgatggggcccacagaacaccgatcACTAGCCATTGGACAAAACTTTAGCGACTCccaataagcttttaatggtgggcgttgtcGTTCTAAACAATAATTAAGCAACCATCTATCTTTATTTTCAATACCGAGCGTTGGTTTCATTCGtagaaatattattattattggcaTGTGTAAGCCCGTTGTAGGGAAAattaagggaaaatataaattttttaactCTTAGGTTAGGTGGTTGCACTGGGGCTGACCAAAACTGTCGATGCTGGTCTTAGCCTTGGACTCGGGCCATGATTCTGAAGTGTCGGGTTGCAGTCAGGCTTAGCCTAGCCTAGACCAAATTCAGGCCATtatcatttttagattttttgcCCAGGTGATAATTTGATAAACATTTGGGCTAAAACAGATTGAAAATTTCATTGGTCTTACTTATATCAAAATAGAAATGCCTACCATgctttgaaagtttttttttggcGGTATTTGAACTTTAAGCAAGAGATTCATTATCTGTTTTTATTACGGCCATGTAAATGAAAGGTTTCTTAaaggttttttttaattattattattattttcaaccaTCACAATTTTATAATTCAAGTCACGATAATATGTCCTCTTGGGGAAAAAACACCAAGTCTggagactcggttatggaatggaccaactctatcggcACCGCCCGAGAATCCGAGGCAACGTATTGGATCGAGAAAAGCCTAGAGGAGAAACTTAGCTCGGATTTCTAGGAAAACGGATCCCAGCCGAGACCTTAAGAGTCAGGAGCCATAGGCAAAGTAAGATGCATAAAGTTGTCTCGGTTAACGAGGCAGTAAAGTCTAAGGAGACCGATTGGGGCCCTGAAGCTAAAAGCaacctgaccgaccataaaaccgacccatacGAGGCCGGATACAGTGTCGGGTATCGGATTAAGGAAGAACGTCGACCATAAGCCGATCCTGTTCCGTCCGACAGGGGGCAGAAAGCTTTATCCTTGCAGTCAGCTAAGACTCGTCTGTTACTTGAGTCggtcaaggccgagccgagcgaggAAGAAACGATGTAAACTTAAATACCGTTCCAAAAATCACGGGAAAGGATTCTCGATCCCAAGGATCTCGGGATCGAGAAGCATCTATAGGAAGGTTACAGCTAAagctaaatcaaatctcctaaaTATCAGGGAGAGAATCCTCGTATGGTGAGATCatccctctcctataaatgagaAACACTTGAAGagtgaaaggtatgcaaaaactctcTTCCAAATCCCCTCAATAcgataagacccagattcctagcctgactttggcattggagggtcccctgctctagcaagggtctcctttgctttcttcctatgcaggtacacgaaggtctaaaGAAGGTAAACCTGATTTTTGCACCAACAGTTTGGCGCCATCTGTAGAAATCGATACAAAAAGTCGTGTTCCAAGCTCTATTCAGAAGTGTCAAGCGAGCGTTAATGGTGAGACCAGAAAAACTAGTCTTACTGAACCGAATGAAGCTGATGACGTTGGACCGTCAAGTCCAGAAGGGACCCAAGGAGCTCAGGACCAACCTGAAAATCAACATGGTTCCACGGCTCGTCCTACAGCGTCTGCCGCAACTAGGATTACTCAGCAGAATagagaaaatggacggttggatcaggAAGTCCAGGAACTCAGAGCCGATAtaaatattatgaaataaatgttGGAGCAGATGCACTGTCAACAAACTCAGCAGCCTCAACAAGAACAGGCGATGAATGTTCCGCAACAAGTTGCCGACCTTCATCCCACTACCCTGAAATCGCTGGCACAGCTAAGTCAGCCCCATGGGCCGCCCGAGCCAGCGCCCACTCATTCCGCGATTGCCGTGCTACCTTCCACTGATCTTCGACACGAAATAGATCGGAGGAGGTGCAGCCAGCATCCAATCGAAAGGATAGCAGAAAGTAACGAGCCTTGCAAAGCTAACCTTCAGGACTTTAAAAAAAAGTGTTAGAGGAGATGGTGAATATGAAGCATAGTCAGGATGTATATTCAACCAGGACAGAAATAAAAGCGTCCCCGTTCGTCGATGAAGTGATGCAAGCTCGGTTGCTGGAAAGGTTTCGGCTCCCACAGATTATACCTTTCACAAGAAAAACCGACCCAACTGAACACATCGAATGTTTTCGAATGTACATAGAACTGCATGATGCCTCGAATGCCATGATGTGTTGGGCTTTCTTCCTCACCTTAGCCAACGTGGCCCGACTTTGGTTCAAGCAGCCGAAACCAAAGTCCGTCAGTACGTTCACAAAACTCAACGATGCCtttctcaccaatttcattggcGAAAAGAAGAAGTTGGAGCCCTCTACGCATCTAAACAACAAAGTTCAGAAAGAGGGAGAGTtactgaaagattacatcaaacgTTTTAACTTTAAATCActccaagttcggaaacattcagAGGAGATAGCACTcaattccatcatgcaaggcATCAGGGATAAGCCGTTTCTGGCATCCCTCGACAAAAATCCACCTGAAACTTTGGCTGAATTCATGACTCGGTCAGATAAATACGCGGATGCCGAGGAAATAAGAAACTTGCGTGAAGCTGCTCAGAACGGAAAAATCTGAGCCAAAGAGTCAGctaaaaaggaagttgactcgacCGGAGGAAAGAAGCGTAAGGATGACCGAACACGCAATGAACGAAAGTCAGGTAAGCGACCCGACCGAAGGTTTTCTACATACACCCCGCTTAATAAACCTCAAGATCAGGTGCTAATGAAAATCAAGAGTGGAGGATTTGTCAGCTAGCCGAATAAACTTCGAAGTAATTCGAACCGGcgagataaaaataaatattgcCACTACCATCGCGATC is a genomic window containing:
- the LOC131255005 gene encoding uncharacterized protein LOC131255005 — its product is MVNMKHSQDVYSTRTEIKASPFVDEVMQARLLERFRLPQIIPFTRKTDPTEHIECFRMYIELHDASNAMMCWAFFLTLANVARLWFKQPKPKSVSTFTKLNDAFLTNFIGEKKKLEPSTHLNNKVQKEGELLKDYIKRFNFKSLQVRKHSEEIALNSIMQGIRDKPFLASLDKNPPETLAEFMTRSDKYADAEEIRNLREAAQNGKI